From Triticum aestivum cultivar Chinese Spring chromosome 4A, IWGSC CS RefSeq v2.1, whole genome shotgun sequence, a single genomic window includes:
- the LOC123083582 gene encoding histidine-containing phosphotransfer protein 1-like, translating into MAAAESNQLSSLVANMFTSGLLDDQFRQLEMLQDEGNPDFVAKVVMLFCEEGEHTIGELAKQLDQPCVDYGKVDTFVDQLWRNSACVGAQRVKNTCIQFHVCCQEKSKVGCLKTLDSLRIDFYDLCSMFIP; encoded by the exons atggcggcggcggagtcAAACCAACTGAGCTCCCTTGTGGCCAACATGTTCACTTCG GGTTTACTGGACGATCAGTTCCGACAGCTTGAGATGCTCCAAGACGAGGGCAACCCAGACTTCGTTGCCAAGGTTGTCATGCTTTTCTGCGAGGAGGGTGAGCATACCATTGGCGAGCTCGCCAAGCAATT GGACCAACCATGTGTGGACTATGGCAAGGTGGACACATTTGTGGATCAACTCTGGAGAAACAGTGCATG TGTTGGTGCTCAGAGAGTGAAGAACACTTGTATTCAGTTCCATGTGTGTTGTCAAGAGAAGAGCAAAGTTGG GTGCCTGAAGACACTGGATTCTTTGAGAATTGATTTCTATGATCTATGCAGCATGTTCATACCATAG